One genomic segment of Mycolicibacterium psychrotolerans includes these proteins:
- a CDS encoding WhiB family transcriptional regulator, which yields MSVTKPAARKTTVNPSGESILHGAEAEARIAWVSQARCRQADPDELFVRGAAQRKAAVICRHCPVIAECGADALDNRVEFGVWGGMTERQRRALLKQHPEVVSWSDFFAAQRKHRSAG from the coding sequence GTGTCAGTTACCAAGCCCGCCGCTCGCAAGACCACTGTGAATCCGTCAGGTGAGTCCATTCTGCACGGCGCCGAGGCCGAAGCCCGTATTGCGTGGGTTTCGCAGGCCCGGTGTCGCCAGGCCGATCCCGACGAACTGTTCGTGCGCGGCGCAGCCCAGCGCAAGGCAGCGGTCATCTGCCGGCACTGCCCGGTGATCGCCGAGTGCGGCGCCGACGCCCTGGACAACCGCGTCGAGTTCGGCGTCTGGGGTGGCATGACCGAACGCCAGCGCCGCGCCCTGCTCAAGCAGCACCCGGAAGTGGTGTCCTGGTCGGATTTCTTCGCCGCACAGCGCAAACACCGCAGCGCCGGCTAG
- a CDS encoding ArsA family ATPase, whose translation MSTTPAALDLASILHDTANRVVVCCGAGGVGKTTTAAAMALRAAEYGRTVVVLTIDPAKRLAQALGIKDLGNTPQRVPLAPEVPGELHAMMLDMRRTFDEMVVQYSGADRADAILDNQFYQTVATSLAGTQEYMAMEKLGQLLAEDKWDLIVVDTPPSRNALDFLDAPKRLGSFMDSRLWRLLLAPGRGIGRLVTGAVGLAMKGMSTILGSQMLSDAAGFVQSLDATFGGFREKADRTYELLKRRGTQFVVVSAAEPDALREASFFVDRLSSERMPLAGLILNRTHPTLCDLHADKATEAAEELEKSDPDSLAAAVLRVHADRASTAKREVRLLSRFTGANPHVAIVGVPSLPFDVSDLEALRAIADQITGDAAAA comes from the coding sequence ATGAGCACCACCCCAGCGGCCCTGGACTTGGCCTCGATCCTGCACGACACCGCCAACCGCGTGGTGGTGTGCTGTGGCGCGGGCGGCGTCGGCAAGACCACGACGGCCGCGGCCATGGCGCTGCGCGCCGCGGAGTACGGACGCACCGTCGTGGTGTTGACCATCGATCCGGCCAAGCGGCTGGCCCAGGCGCTGGGCATCAAGGATCTGGGCAACACCCCGCAGCGGGTTCCGCTCGCGCCCGAGGTGCCCGGTGAGCTGCACGCGATGATGCTCGACATGCGGCGGACGTTCGACGAGATGGTGGTGCAGTACTCGGGCGCCGATCGCGCCGACGCGATCCTGGACAACCAGTTCTATCAGACGGTGGCCACCTCCCTGGCGGGCACGCAGGAGTACATGGCCATGGAGAAGCTGGGACAGCTTCTGGCAGAGGACAAGTGGGATCTGATCGTGGTGGACACCCCGCCGTCGCGCAACGCACTGGATTTCCTCGACGCGCCGAAACGGCTGGGCAGCTTCATGGACAGCAGGCTCTGGCGGCTGCTGCTGGCTCCCGGTCGCGGCATCGGCCGGCTGGTCACCGGCGCGGTGGGGCTGGCGATGAAGGGCATGTCGACGATCCTGGGTTCGCAGATGCTCTCGGACGCAGCGGGTTTCGTGCAGTCGCTGGACGCCACGTTCGGCGGGTTCCGCGAGAAGGCCGACCGCACCTATGAATTGCTCAAGCGCCGGGGCACGCAGTTCGTCGTCGTGTCGGCGGCCGAACCGGATGCCCTGCGTGAGGCGTCGTTCTTCGTGGACCGGCTCTCGAGCGAGCGGATGCCGCTGGCCGGACTGATCCTCAACCGGACGCACCCGACGCTGTGCGATCTGCACGCCGACAAGGCGACCGAGGCTGCCGAGGAACTGGAGAAGTCGGATCCCGACTCGCTGGCGGCCGCGGTCCTGCGGGTGCACGCCGACCGCGCCTCGACCGCGAAGCGGGAGGTCCGGCTGCTGTCACGCTTCACCGGCGCCAACCCGCACGTCGCGATCGTCGGGGTGCCGTCGCTGCCGTTCGACGTGTCCGATCTGGAGGCCCTGCGGGCCATCGCCGATCAGATCACCGGAGACGCAGCCGCGGCCTGA
- a CDS encoding ArsA family ATPase, giving the protein MATTPEVTPHGSKPVGWPARLTEARLHFVTGKGGTGKSTIAAALALALAAGGRKVLLVEVEGRQGIAQLFDVPPLPYEEVKIATAEGGGQVNALAVDTEAAFLEYLDMFYNLGLAGRAMRRIGAVEFATTIAPGLRDVLLTGKIKEVVTRTPKEAKGKYGYYDSIVVDSPPTGRIARFLDVTKAVSDLAKGGPVHSQAEGVVRLLHSELTAIHLVTLLEALPVQETLEAITELRGMELPIGSVIINRNIPAYLPPDDLAKAAEGGIDADAIRSDLGSVGITLSDNDFAGLLTETIEHATRIAARAESAEQLVELEIPRLELPALPDGVDLGSLYELAEALAHQGVR; this is encoded by the coding sequence GTGGCAACCACACCTGAGGTGACACCGCATGGTTCCAAGCCGGTCGGCTGGCCGGCGCGCCTGACCGAGGCTCGGCTGCATTTCGTCACCGGCAAGGGCGGCACCGGCAAGTCGACCATCGCGGCGGCGCTGGCGCTGGCGCTGGCAGCCGGTGGCCGCAAGGTGCTGCTGGTGGAAGTCGAAGGCCGGCAAGGAATTGCGCAGCTGTTCGACGTACCCCCGCTGCCATATGAAGAGGTGAAGATCGCCACCGCCGAGGGTGGCGGGCAGGTCAACGCGCTGGCCGTCGACACCGAGGCGGCGTTCCTCGAGTACCTCGACATGTTCTACAACCTCGGGCTGGCCGGGCGCGCCATGCGCCGCATCGGGGCCGTCGAGTTCGCCACGACGATCGCTCCCGGTCTGCGCGACGTGCTGCTCACCGGCAAGATCAAAGAGGTCGTGACCCGCACCCCGAAAGAGGCGAAGGGCAAATACGGCTACTACGACTCGATCGTGGTCGACTCCCCGCCCACCGGGCGCATCGCGAGGTTCCTCGACGTCACCAAGGCGGTGTCGGATCTGGCCAAGGGCGGGCCGGTGCACTCGCAGGCCGAGGGGGTGGTGCGGCTGCTGCATTCGGAGCTCACCGCCATCCACCTCGTCACTCTGCTGGAGGCGTTGCCGGTTCAGGAGACCCTGGAGGCGATCACCGAACTGCGGGGGATGGAGCTGCCGATCGGCAGCGTGATCATCAACCGCAACATCCCGGCGTACCTGCCGCCCGACGACCTCGCGAAGGCCGCCGAGGGCGGCATCGACGCCGACGCGATTCGGTCGGACCTGGGAAGCGTTGGAATCACGTTGTCCGACAACGACTTCGCGGGACTACTGACCGAGACCATCGAGCACGCGACGCGCATCGCGGCCCGCGCCGAGAGCGCGGAGCAGCTCGTGGAGCTGGAGATCCCGCGTCTGGAACTGCCTGCGCTGCCCGACGGGGTCGACCTGGGCAGCCTGTACGAACTGGCCGAAGCGCTCGCCCATCAGGGCGTGCGGTGA
- a CDS encoding DUF4177 domain-containing protein, producing the protein MSEPTRWEYATVPLLTHATKQILDQWGEDGWELVSVLPGPTGEQHVAYLKRPK; encoded by the coding sequence ATGAGCGAACCGACCCGCTGGGAGTACGCCACCGTTCCGCTGCTGACGCACGCGACCAAACAGATCCTCGACCAGTGGGGCGAGGACGGCTGGGAGCTGGTCTCGGTGCTGCCCGGCCCGACCGGCGAGCAGCACGTCGCCTACCTGAAGCGACCCAAATGA
- a CDS encoding MBL fold metallo-hydrolase — MEHPAYGLLRPVTDTASVLLCDNPGRMTLDGTNTWVLRGPGSTEMVVVDPGPDDRDEHIERLAALGPIPLVLISHRHGDHTGGIDRIVELTDAVVRSVGSGFLRGLGGPLTDGEVIDAAGLRITVMATPGHTADSLSFLLDDAVLTADTVLGRGTTVIDTEDGDLGDYLDSLRRLHGLGHRRVLPGHGPDLEDMAAVTDIYLAHREERLDQIRGALRDLGDDATARAVVEHVYTDVDESLWDVAEWSVQAQLNYLRR, encoded by the coding sequence GTGGAGCACCCCGCCTACGGATTGCTGCGGCCGGTGACCGACACCGCGTCGGTGCTGCTGTGCGACAACCCGGGGCGGATGACGCTCGACGGCACCAACACGTGGGTGCTGCGCGGGCCCGGCAGCACCGAGATGGTGGTCGTCGACCCCGGGCCCGACGACCGTGACGAGCACATCGAGCGGCTCGCCGCACTCGGCCCGATTCCCCTGGTGCTGATCAGTCACCGGCACGGCGACCACACCGGCGGCATCGACCGCATCGTGGAGCTGACCGACGCCGTGGTCCGCTCGGTGGGCAGCGGTTTCCTGCGTGGTCTCGGCGGACCGCTGACCGACGGTGAGGTGATCGACGCGGCCGGGCTGCGGATCACCGTGATGGCCACTCCCGGGCACACCGCCGATTCGCTGTCGTTCCTGCTCGACGATGCCGTGCTGACCGCGGACACCGTGCTGGGCCGCGGCACCACCGTCATCGACACCGAAGACGGCGACCTCGGGGACTACCTGGACTCGCTGCGGCGCCTGCACGGCCTCGGCCACCGCAGGGTGCTGCCGGGGCACGGACCCGATCTAGAGGACATGGCCGCCGTCACCGACATCTACCTCGCGCACCGCGAGGAGCGGCTCGACCAGATCCGCGGTGCGTTGCGCGACCTCGGGGACGACGCCACCGCCCGCGCGGTGGTCGAGCACGTCTACACCGACGTCGACGAGAGCCTCTGGGACGTCGCCGAGTGGAGCGTGCAGGCGCAGCTGAACTATCTGCGCCGCTGA
- the crp gene encoding cAMP-activated global transcriptional regulator CRP → MDEILARAGIFQGVEPSAVSALTKQLQPVDFPRGHTVFAEGEPGDRLYIIISGKVKIGRRSPDGRENLLTIMGPSDMFGELSIFDPGPRTSSATTITEVRAVSMDREALRAWIADRPEIAEQLLRVLARRLRRTNNNLADLIFTDVPGRVAKQLLQLAQRFGTQEGGALRVTHDLTQEEIAQLVGASRETVNKALADFAHRGWIRLEGKSVLISDSERLARRAR, encoded by the coding sequence GTGGACGAGATCCTGGCCAGGGCCGGAATCTTCCAGGGGGTCGAACCCAGCGCCGTTTCCGCGCTGACCAAGCAGCTGCAGCCTGTCGACTTCCCCCGCGGACACACCGTGTTCGCTGAGGGGGAGCCCGGGGACCGGCTCTACATCATCATCTCGGGCAAGGTGAAGATCGGACGCCGCTCGCCGGACGGCCGCGAGAACTTGCTGACGATCATGGGCCCGTCGGACATGTTCGGCGAGCTGTCGATCTTCGATCCGGGTCCCCGCACGTCGAGCGCCACCACCATCACCGAGGTGCGGGCCGTCTCGATGGACCGCGAGGCGCTGCGGGCCTGGATCGCCGACCGGCCCGAGATCGCCGAGCAGTTGCTGCGGGTGCTGGCCCGCCGGCTGCGCCGCACCAACAACAATCTCGCCGACCTGATCTTCACCGACGTGCCCGGCCGGGTGGCCAAGCAGCTGCTGCAGCTCGCCCAGCGCTTCGGGACACAGGAGGGCGGCGCGTTGCGCGTCACCCACGACCTGACGCAGGAGGAGATCGCCCAGCTCGTCGGCGCCTCCCGCGAGACCGTGAACAAGGCGCTGGCCGACTTCGCCCATCGCGGCTGGATCCGGCTCGAGGGCAAGAGCGTGCTGATCAGCGACTCCGAGCGGCTGGCGCGCCGAGCGCGCTGA
- the nth gene encoding endonuclease III, whose protein sequence is MVTVTQRNSKWDKETHLGLVRRARRMNRTLAQAFPHVYCELDFTNPLELTVATILSAQSTDKRVNLTTPALFVKYRTAADYAGADRAELEELIRPTGFFRNKANSLIRLGQELVERFDGQVPATLDELVTLPGVGRKTANVILGNAFDIPGITVDTHFGRLVRRWRWTAEEDPVKVEHAIGALIERSEWTLLSHRVIFHGRRVCHARKPACGVCVLAKDCPSFGTGPTDPLVAAPLVKGPETEHLLALAGL, encoded by the coding sequence CTGGTGACCGTGACGCAGCGGAACAGCAAATGGGACAAAGAGACTCACCTGGGTCTCGTCCGGCGCGCCCGCAGAATGAATCGCACTCTGGCCCAAGCATTTCCGCATGTGTACTGCGAGCTGGACTTCACCAACCCGCTCGAGCTGACGGTGGCCACGATTCTTTCCGCCCAGAGCACCGACAAACGCGTCAACCTGACCACCCCTGCGCTGTTCGTCAAATACCGCACCGCCGCCGACTACGCAGGGGCCGACCGGGCGGAACTCGAGGAGCTCATCCGGCCCACCGGGTTCTTCCGGAACAAGGCCAACTCGCTGATCCGGCTGGGTCAGGAACTCGTCGAGCGGTTCGACGGGCAGGTGCCGGCCACGCTCGACGAGCTGGTGACGCTGCCGGGGGTGGGCCGCAAGACCGCCAATGTCATCCTCGGCAACGCGTTCGACATCCCCGGCATCACGGTGGACACCCATTTCGGCAGGCTGGTCCGCCGGTGGCGCTGGACCGCCGAGGAGGATCCGGTCAAGGTCGAACATGCGATCGGTGCGCTGATCGAGCGCAGCGAGTGGACGCTGCTCAGCCACCGGGTGATCTTCCACGGGCGCCGGGTGTGCCACGCCCGCAAGCCGGCCTGCGGTGTCTGCGTGCTCGCCAAGGACTGCCCGTCGTTCGGGACCGGGCCCACCGATCCGCTGGTGGCGGCCCCGCTGGTCAAAGGTCCGGAAACCGAGCACCTGCTGGCGCTCGCCGGGCTGTAG
- a CDS encoding TlpA disulfide reductase family protein: protein MSASARWSIVALIVLIAVGMALFAELGADDAGPATPGTVSARDKRDADTDAALGPPRARADLAPCPSPGTGPGPEVLRGIVVECAGDGTPVDVADAVAGRPTVLNLWAYWCGPCADELPAMAEYQRRAGPEVTVLTVHQDENETAALLRLAELGVHLPTLQDGRRRIAAALQVPNVMPATVVLRADGSVAEILPRSFATADEIAAAVDPKIGVR from the coding sequence ATGAGCGCATCGGCACGCTGGAGCATCGTGGCGCTGATCGTCCTCATCGCGGTCGGGATGGCCCTGTTCGCCGAACTGGGCGCCGACGACGCCGGCCCCGCCACGCCGGGGACGGTGTCCGCGCGCGACAAGCGCGACGCCGACACAGACGCCGCGCTCGGCCCCCCGCGGGCCCGGGCCGACCTCGCGCCGTGCCCGTCGCCGGGCACCGGGCCCGGTCCTGAGGTGCTGCGCGGCATCGTCGTCGAGTGCGCCGGCGACGGGACGCCCGTCGACGTGGCCGACGCCGTCGCGGGACGGCCGACGGTGCTGAACCTGTGGGCGTACTGGTGTGGTCCGTGCGCCGACGAGCTGCCTGCCATGGCCGAATATCAGCGCCGCGCCGGTCCCGAGGTCACCGTGCTCACCGTGCACCAGGACGAGAACGAGACCGCGGCGTTGCTCCGGCTCGCCGAACTCGGGGTGCATTTGCCGACGCTGCAGGACGGACGCCGCCGCATCGCCGCTGCGCTGCAGGTCCCCAACGTGATGCCGGCGACAGTGGTGCTGCGCGCGGACGGTAGCGTGGCCGAGATCCTGCCCCGGTCCTTTGCGACCGCCGACGAGATCGCCGCCGCGGTCGACCCGAAGATTGGAGTGAGGTGA
- a CDS encoding NUDIX hydrolase yields the protein MSWDSRDGELTPDAAPPWLTPLVSRPDAVKNAYRRRVPAEVLAALTAANATAAVTGSRRDAAVLVLFSGPEDGTPGVLPADADLLVTVRASTLRHHAGQAAFPGGAADPCDQSPVHTALREATEETGLAAGRLRPLATLEKMFIPPSGFHVVPVLAHSTDPGPVAVVDESETALVARVPVRAFVNPANRIMVYRKENTRRTAGPAFLLNQMVVWGFTGQVIAAMLDVAGWAVPWDTDAVYELGDAMARLDAEDSYGEVQR from the coding sequence GTGAGCTGGGACAGCAGGGACGGTGAGTTGACGCCCGACGCCGCGCCGCCCTGGCTCACACCGCTGGTCAGCCGGCCCGACGCGGTCAAGAACGCCTACCGCCGCCGGGTGCCCGCCGAGGTGCTCGCCGCGCTCACCGCCGCCAACGCGACCGCGGCCGTCACCGGATCCCGCCGCGACGCGGCCGTGCTGGTGCTGTTCTCCGGACCAGAGGACGGAACCCCCGGCGTCCTGCCCGCCGACGCCGACCTGCTCGTCACCGTTCGCGCGTCCACGCTGCGCCACCACGCAGGCCAGGCCGCGTTTCCCGGCGGCGCGGCCGACCCCTGTGACCAGAGCCCGGTGCACACCGCGCTGCGGGAGGCGACGGAGGAGACGGGGCTCGCAGCAGGCCGGCTGCGCCCGCTGGCCACGCTGGAGAAGATGTTCATCCCGCCGTCGGGGTTCCACGTCGTGCCGGTGCTCGCCCACTCCACCGATCCCGGCCCGGTCGCGGTCGTCGACGAATCCGAGACCGCGCTCGTCGCACGGGTCCCGGTGCGCGCCTTCGTCAACCCGGCCAACCGGATCATGGTGTACCGCAAGGAGAACACCCGGCGCACCGCCGGGCCCGCGTTCCTTCTCAACCAGATGGTGGTGTGGGGCTTCACCGGTCAGGTGATCGCGGCGATGCTCGACGTCGCGGGCTGGGCGGTGCCGTGGGACACCGACGCCGTGTACGAACTCGGCGATGCAATGGCGCGACTGGACGCCGAGGACAGCTACGGTGAGGTCCAACGATGA
- the marP gene encoding acid resistance serine protease MarP, protein MTSSQWLDIAVLAVALIAAISGWRSGAPGSVLALVGVVLGAVAGVLLAPHVVNHIDGPRTKLFVTLFLILALVVIGEIAGVVLGRAVRGAIRNPTLRVVDSVVGVAVQLVLVLTAAWLLGTALVSSPQPNLAAAVQGSKVIAEVDSVAPNWLRSVPGRLSGLWDTSGLHDVLKDFGPTPVAAVDAPDASLATSAVVGATRSSVVKVRGVAQSCQKVLEGSGFVVAPNRVMSNAHVVAGSESVTVEVDGQTYDAGVVSYDPNADISILDVPNLPSAPLQFADAQAPTGTDGIVMGYPGGGDFTATPARVREVIELNGPDIYRSTTVTREVYTIRGTVKQGNSGGPMVNRSGKVLGVVFGAAVDDVDTGFVLTAEEVSRQMAKVGNIERVPTGTCISG, encoded by the coding sequence ATGACATCGTCACAGTGGCTGGACATAGCCGTACTCGCCGTAGCGCTCATCGCCGCCATCTCGGGCTGGCGATCCGGGGCGCCCGGTTCTGTGCTGGCACTGGTCGGTGTGGTGCTGGGCGCGGTCGCCGGCGTGCTGTTGGCTCCGCACGTGGTCAACCACATCGACGGGCCGCGAACCAAGCTGTTCGTCACGCTTTTCCTGATCCTCGCGCTCGTGGTGATCGGCGAGATAGCCGGAGTCGTGCTCGGCCGCGCCGTGCGCGGGGCGATCCGCAACCCGACGCTGCGCGTCGTCGACTCGGTGGTCGGCGTCGCAGTGCAGTTGGTGCTCGTCCTGACGGCGGCCTGGCTGCTGGGTACCGCGCTTGTCTCGTCGCCGCAGCCCAATCTCGCTGCCGCGGTGCAGGGTTCCAAGGTGATCGCCGAGGTCGACTCGGTGGCGCCGAACTGGCTGCGGAGCGTGCCGGGCCGGTTGTCCGGGCTGTGGGACACCTCCGGGCTGCACGACGTGCTCAAGGACTTCGGGCCGACCCCGGTCGCGGCGGTCGACGCCCCGGACGCGTCGTTGGCGACGTCGGCGGTGGTGGGCGCCACGCGTTCGAGCGTGGTCAAGGTGCGCGGGGTCGCGCAGAGCTGCCAGAAGGTGCTGGAGGGCAGCGGTTTCGTCGTCGCCCCCAACCGGGTGATGTCCAACGCGCACGTGGTCGCCGGCTCGGAGAGCGTCACCGTCGAGGTCGATGGGCAGACCTACGACGCCGGGGTGGTGTCCTACGACCCCAACGCCGACATCTCGATCCTCGACGTGCCCAACCTGCCGTCGGCGCCCCTGCAGTTCGCCGACGCCCAGGCGCCCACCGGCACCGACGGCATCGTCATGGGCTATCCCGGCGGGGGTGATTTCACCGCGACGCCCGCACGTGTGCGGGAGGTGATCGAGCTCAACGGCCCCGACATCTACCGCAGCACCACGGTGACGCGCGAGGTGTACACGATCCGGGGCACGGTGAAGCAGGGCAATTCAGGCGGGCCGATGGTCAACCGCTCCGGCAAGGTGCTCGGGGTGGTGTTCGGCGCGGCGGTCGACGACGTCGACACCGGGTTCGTGCTCACCGCCGAGGAAGTGTCACGGCAGATGGCCAAGGTCGGCAACATCGAGCGGGTGCCGACGGGGACCTGCATCAGCGGTTAA
- a CDS encoding alpha/beta fold hydrolase yields MGKPDPSVVRIDGAWRHLDVHANGIRFHVVEADLEARADDQSRPLTDRPLVILLHGFGSFWWSWRHQLRGLSGARVVAVDLRGYGGSDKPPRGYDGWTLAGDTAGLVRALGHSSATLVGHADGGLVCWATAVLHPRVVTAIAAVSSPHPAALRASALRRRDQGRALLPWMLRYQMPTWPERALTRHDAAELERIVRSRSSAKWQATEDFSETMAHMRRAIQIPSAAHSALEYQRWAVRSQLRGEGRRFMRSMKRPISVPVLHLRGDADPYVLADPVYRTQRYAPHGRFVSVAGAGHFGHEEAPAAVNEQLARFLGQVYR; encoded by the coding sequence ATGGGCAAACCCGATCCGTCGGTGGTGCGCATCGACGGAGCGTGGCGTCATCTCGATGTGCACGCCAACGGGATTCGCTTCCACGTCGTCGAAGCCGACCTGGAGGCGCGCGCTGACGACCAGTCACGGCCGCTGACGGACCGGCCGCTGGTCATCCTGCTGCACGGGTTCGGCTCGTTCTGGTGGTCGTGGCGCCATCAGCTGCGCGGGCTGTCCGGGGCGCGCGTCGTCGCGGTGGATCTGCGCGGCTACGGCGGCAGCGACAAACCTCCGCGGGGCTACGACGGCTGGACGCTCGCCGGTGACACGGCAGGGCTGGTGCGGGCGCTGGGCCACAGCTCCGCGACGCTGGTCGGTCACGCCGACGGCGGGCTGGTCTGCTGGGCGACCGCGGTGCTGCACCCGAGGGTGGTCACCGCGATCGCCGCGGTCAGTTCCCCACATCCGGCCGCGTTGCGGGCGTCGGCGCTGAGGCGACGCGATCAGGGTCGCGCGCTGCTGCCGTGGATGCTGCGCTATCAGATGCCCACGTGGCCCGAGCGCGCGCTCACCCGCCACGACGCAGCCGAGCTGGAGCGGATCGTCCGCAGCCGGTCAAGCGCGAAATGGCAGGCGACAGAGGACTTTTCGGAGACGATGGCGCACATGCGGCGTGCCATCCAGATCCCGTCCGCGGCGCACTCGGCTCTGGAGTACCAGCGCTGGGCGGTGCGCAGCCAGCTGCGCGGCGAGGGGCGGCGCTTCATGCGCTCGATGAAGCGGCCGATCTCGGTGCCGGTACTGCACCTGCGCGGTGATGCCGACCCCTATGTGCTGGCCGACCCGGTGTACCGGACCCAGCGCTATGCGCCGCACGGCCGCTTCGTATCCGTTGCAGGCGCAGGGCATTTCGGCCACGAGGAGGCGCCGGCGGCGGTCAACGAGCAGCTCGCCCGGTTCCTGGGACAGGTCTACCGTTAA
- a CDS encoding phage holin family protein codes for MSDRRNGAPATVTSIPLVDPHAPKPDPSIGDLVKDATAQVSTLVRAEVELAKAEITRDVKKGLTGSVFFILALVVLFYSTFFFFFFLAELLDNWLWRWAAFLIVFGIMVVVTAALALLGYLKVRRIRGPQKTIESVKEIPEAFTSGAEKKAVATTDGKQAAPADPSGW; via the coding sequence GTGAGCGATCGCAGAAACGGCGCGCCGGCCACGGTGACATCGATACCGCTGGTGGACCCGCATGCGCCCAAGCCCGATCCGTCCATCGGCGATCTGGTCAAGGACGCGACCGCTCAGGTGTCGACTCTGGTCCGCGCCGAGGTCGAACTGGCCAAGGCCGAGATCACCCGTGACGTCAAGAAGGGCCTCACCGGAAGCGTCTTCTTCATCCTGGCGCTGGTGGTGCTGTTCTACTCGACGTTCTTCTTCTTCTTCTTCCTCGCCGAGTTGCTCGACAACTGGTTGTGGCGCTGGGCGGCGTTCCTCATCGTCTTCGGGATCATGGTGGTGGTGACCGCGGCGCTGGCCCTGCTGGGTTATTTGAAGGTGCGCAGGATCCGCGGACCGCAGAAGACGATCGAGTCGGTCAAGGAGATCCCCGAGGCGTTCACGTCGGGGGCGGAGAAGAAGGCTGTCGCGACGACGGACGGTAAGCAGGCGGCGCCCGCCGATCCCTCCGGCTGGTAA
- a CDS encoding S1 family peptidase has protein sequence MSSRAIVSVLLAMMLLGGGVAHAATPVPLGGGSGLVVNGDTLCTLTAIGNDNRGNLIGFTSAHCGGPGAVVAAEADQPAGIVGTMVAGNDVLDYAVIQFDRQKVRPVSEVNGFRIDGLGPDPVFGEVACKLGRTTGYSCGVTWGPGEQPGTIVNQVCGQPGDSGAPVTVDNKLVGMIHGAFSEELPTCVIKFIPLHTPAVTMSINTQLADITAKNRPGTGFVPVA, from the coding sequence ATGAGTTCTCGCGCGATCGTCTCGGTGCTGCTGGCGATGATGCTGCTCGGCGGCGGGGTGGCCCACGCCGCCACGCCGGTACCGCTCGGCGGCGGTTCCGGCCTGGTGGTCAACGGCGACACGCTGTGCACGCTCACCGCGATCGGTAACGACAACCGCGGCAATCTGATCGGGTTCACCTCGGCGCACTGCGGCGGCCCGGGCGCCGTCGTGGCGGCCGAAGCCGACCAGCCCGCCGGCATCGTCGGGACGATGGTGGCCGGTAACGACGTGCTGGACTACGCGGTGATCCAGTTCGACCGGCAGAAGGTCCGGCCGGTCAGCGAGGTCAACGGGTTCCGTATCGACGGGCTGGGGCCCGACCCGGTGTTCGGCGAGGTGGCCTGCAAACTCGGCCGCACCACGGGCTACTCGTGCGGGGTGACGTGGGGTCCCGGCGAACAGCCCGGCACGATCGTCAATCAGGTGTGCGGCCAGCCGGGGGACTCCGGAGCGCCCGTGACCGTCGACAACAAGCTCGTCGGCATGATCCACGGAGCCTTCTCCGAGGAGCTGCCGACGTGCGTGATCAAGTTCATCCCGCTGCACACCCCGGCCGTGACGATGTCGATCAACACCCAGCTCGCCGACATCACGGCCAAGAACCGGCCCGGGACGGGCTTCGTCCCGGTGGCCTGA